A single genomic interval of Aphidius gifuensis isolate YNYX2018 linkage group LG6, ASM1490517v1, whole genome shotgun sequence harbors:
- the LOC122859389 gene encoding RING finger protein nhl-1 isoform X1, producing the protein MEQFEQLLTCAICLDRYRNPKLLPCQHSFCMEPCMDGLVDYVRRQVKCPECRAEHRIPYQGVQAFPTNVTLQRFLELHIEITGELPDPTSGQTMERCGVCSEKSYCSLCVHCDKKCCPECKDAHMDILRREITRINSQIRRGLHRLQDALALVEKNTLGLQTNCASVAEEVDEIYRRLSKALKDRTEHLRNEVERYSGTELRGLIQLKENLELEISNIQSNCDLADAHINENVPWDDAELLDTKEMFLRTVEFIRNFEYEAGDYGRRVRFVMSHDPNQLVLHVAGYGELNIKPETGTTGHIGTTGGLAPASGSPGLMRSKSDHRLASQYRQQEEERLARNRYAPDYEYDTPEYEAPRNKSRYRSRFMRHRDGEESDGDTRSSVRFTSTTPSTTEPNPREKVLDTEDAARGPLSGIFRLTDSPRVMKKLQEHERAGKRKKEEPIVPQPQTPKPQVQVRKAPLSVSKQPSEDDEISKIKKANKSGTQAQSDIVDERQSIISTPTHVSPVRESERDTEETPRRTSIVSRCTRIASSDSSTGSESSGSGIRSTGASFTAEEMKQKYLSRAPTAVPSSTTTTTASTTTPTLSTTSTPSSPVGTANRDSPVTPTSSPRPPFQSRFLGAGNRAAPPPPVVLARDEPKKKDDDEDDDDDDDDDDDDETTSSSEETETDSDEESDTETRKSAASTTPVQERQQRGEAAMAKTDIGPLLARSAEARRGSKEDSPTTRYASPRGSPANSSSSPTGLSSPSSPSGYTSRFLNKSRSQAAVGVSREREREKEPEPEVEPLSPRSRYAALKERRQRVARSKSSHNFGNDDNDIDEDPPSPTTQSPTAYLAAKYGAGSELARSRSTHALKSREPSPDRDRGGTEKDGAALSSWARYLKNKYGNRNTKDKEPPSLTSSAPSSSSSAASRRLSLGLPLRHPGQTSFESSDDDQKNPPGSPTSPTAAHGIPAVAGSSTRSQYLQKRRQLLKFGMRGSSAGCFTWPRGLAVGPDNSIVVADSSNHRVQVFDHNGNFIKEFGTYGSGENEFDCLAGVAVNRIGQFIIADRYNHRIQVLDPSGRFLRTFGSQGTTDGRFNYPWGITTDALGFIYVCDKENHRVQVFQSDGTFVGKFGSCGSGRGQLEHPHYIAVSNTNRVIVSDSNNHRVQIFDVGGRVLTAFGSEGSEDGQFKFPRGVAVDDQGYIIVADSGNNRIQIFTSEGGFIRAFGNWGNGDGEFKGLEGVAVTSSGNIVVCDRENHRVQIF; encoded by the exons ATGGAGCAATTTGAGCAATTGCTGACATGTGCGATCTGTCTAGATCGTTACAGAAATCCAAAATTACTACCATGTCAGCATAGTTTTTGTATGGAACCATGTATGGATGGACTTGTGGACTATGTACGTCGTCAAGTCAAGTGTCCAGAATGTCGTGCAGAACATCGTATTCCTTATCag GGTGTTCAGGCATTTCCAACAAATGTAACTCTTCAAAGATTTTTAGAATTACATATTGAAATAACCGGAGAATTGCCTGATCCAACGAGTGGCCAAACAATGGAACGTTGTGGTGTTTGTTCggaaaaaagttattgttcATTATGTGTtcattgtgataaaaaatgttGTCCAGAATGTAAAGATGCACATATGGATATTCTTAGACGTGAAATAACACGAATTAATTCACAG ataaGAAGAGGACTACATCGTCTTCAAGATGCCCTTgctcttgttgaaaaaaatacccTTGGGCTACAGACAAATTGTGCTTCAGTTGCTGAGGAGGTTGATGAAATTTATCGAAGACTAAGTAAAGCCCTCAAGGATCGTACTGAACATTTGAGAAATGAGGTTGAACGTTATTCGGGTACTGAACTACGTGGATTAATACAACTCAAAGAAAATCTTGAActtgaaatatcaaatatacaaAGTAATTGTGATCTTGCTGATGCtcatattaatgaaaatgtaCCATGGGATGATGCTGAATTATTAGATACAAAAGAAATGTTTTTACGTACTGTAGAATTTAttcg aAACTTTGAATATGAAGCTGGTGATTATGGTCGTCGTGTTAGATTTGTAATGTCTCATGATCCAAATCAACTTGTTTTACATGTTGCTGGTTATggtgaattaaatattaaaccaGAAACAGGTACTACTGGTCATATAGGAACAACAGGTGGACTTGCACCAGCAAGTGGATCACCTGGTTTAATGAGAAGTAAAAGTGATCATCGTTTGGCATCACAATATCGTCAACAAGAAGAAGAACGACTTGCAAGAAATCGATATGCTCCTGATTACGA atacGATACACCAGAGTATGAAGCACCAAGAAATAAATCACGTTATCGTAGTCGTTTTATGCGTCACAGAGATGGTGAAGAATCTGATGGTGATACACGTTCATCAGTCAGATttacatcaacaacaccatcaACAACTGAACCAAATCCACGTGAAAAAGTGTTGGATACTGAAGATGCTGCTCGTGGTCCATTATCAGGAATATTTAGACTTACTGATTCACCAAGAGTTATGAAAAAACTTCAAGAACATGAAAGAgctggaaaaagaaaaaaagaagaaccAATTGTACCACAACCACAAACACCAAAACCTcag GTACAAGTTAGAAAAGCACCATTATCAGTATCAAAACAGCCAAGTGAAGAcgatgaaatatcaaaaataaaaaaagctaataAAAGTGGTACTCAAGCACAATCAGATATAGTTGATGAACGTCAATCAATTATATCAACACCAACTCATGTATCACCTGTTCGAGAATCAGAACGTGATACTGAAGAAACACCACGAAGAACCTCAATTGTCAG CCGATGTACAAGAATCGCATCTTCTGATTCAAGTACCGGTTCCGAGAGTTCGGGTTCGGGTATACGTAGCACCGGTGCTTCTTTCACTGCAGAGGAAATGAAGCAGAAGTACCTTTCCAGGGCACCAACAGCAGtaccatcatcaacaacaacaacaacagcatcaacaacaacaccaacattatcaacaacatcaacaccaAGTTCACCAGTTGGTACAGCAAATCGTGATTCACCAGTAACACCAACAAGCAGTCCACGTCCACCATTTCAAAGTCGTTTTTTAGGCGCAG GTAATCGAGCAGCACCTCCTCCACCAGTTGTACTAGCTCGAgatgaaccaaaaaaaaaagatgatgacgaggatgatgatgatgacgatgatgacgatgatgatgatgaaacaaCAAGTTCATCTGAAGAAACTGAAACAGATAGTGATGAAGAATCTGATACTGAAACAAGAAAATCAGCAGCTTCAACAACACCAGTACAAGAACGTCAACAACGTGGTGAAGCTGCAATGGCTAAAACTGATATTGGTCCATTATTAGCTAGATCAGCTGAAGCAAGAAGAGGAAGTAAAGAAGATTCACCCACAACAag atacGCATCACCACGTGGAAGTCCagcaaattcatcatcatcaccaacaggtttatcatcaccatcatcaccaaGTGGATATACGAGCAG aTTCCTGAACAAAAGCAGGAGCCAAGCGGCAGTCGGAGTGTCGCGAGAACGTGAACGTGAAAAAGAACCGGAACCAGAAGTTGAACCATTATCACCAAGATCACGTTATGCTGCATTAAAAGAAAGAAGACAACGTGTTGCTCGTTCAAAAAGTTCACATAATTTtggtaatgatgataatgatattgatgaagatCCACCATCACCAACAACACAATCACCAACAGCATATCTTGCTGCAAAATATGGTGCTGGTTCTGAATTAGCACGTAGTAGAAGTACACATGCTTTAAAATCACGTGAACCAAGTCCTGATCGTGATCGTGGTGGTACAGAAAAAGATGGTGCAGCATTAAGTTCATGGgcaagatatttaaaaaataaatatggtaATCGTAATACTAAAGATAAAGAACCACCATCATTAACTTCATCAGCACCATCATCaag ttcAAGTGCAGCATCAAGAAGACTGTCTCTGGGCTTACCATTAAGACATCCTGGTCAAACATCTTTTGAATCCTCTGATGACGATCAAAAAAACCCGCCAGGCTCCCCCACGTCCCCTACAGCAGCTCACGGTATACCCGCGGTAGCAGGTTCCTCCACTAG gAGTCAATACTTGCAAAAGCGGCGTCAGCTGTTGAAATTTGGGATGCGGGGGAGCAGTGCCGGATGTTTTACATGGCCACGAGGTCTTGCTGTTGGTCCAGATAATTCAATTGTCGTTGCTGATAGCTCAAATCATCGTGTTCAAGTATTTGATCATAatggaaattttataaaagaatttgGTACATATGGAAGTGgtgaaaatgaatttgattGTCTTGCTGGTGTAGCAGTTAATAGAATTGGTCAATTTATAATTGCTGATCGTTATAATCATCGTATACAAGTATTGGATCCATCTGGTAGATTTTTACGTACATTTGGATCACAAGGAACAACTGATGGACGTTTTAATTATCCCTGGGGCATTACAACTGATGCCTTGggttttatttatgtttgtgACAAAGAAAATCATCGAGtccaa GTTTTTCAATCAGATGGTACATTTGTTGGTAAATTTGGATCTTGTGGTAGTGGAAGAGGACAACTTGAACATCCTCATTATATTGCTGTTAGCAATACAAATCGTGTTATTGTTAGTGATAGTAATAATCATCGAGTACAAATATTTGATGTTGGAGGACGTGTATTAACAGCATTTGGTTCTGAAGGTTCTGAAGATGgacaatttaaatttccacGTGGTGTTGCTGTTGATGATCAAGGTTATATTATTGTTGCTGATTCTGGTAATAATCGtatacaaatatttacatCTGAAGGAGGATTTATTCGGGCATTTGGTAATTGGGGTAATGGTGATGGTGAATTTAAAGGACTTGAAGGTGTTGCTGTTACATCTTCTGGCAATATTGTTGTATGCGATCGTGAAAATCATAGAgtgcaaattttttaa
- the LOC122859389 gene encoding RING finger protein nhl-1 isoform X2 has protein sequence MEQFEQLLTCAICLDRYRNPKLLPCQHSFCMEPCMDGLVDYVRRQVKCPECRAEHRIPYQGVQAFPTNVTLQRFLELHIEITGELPDPTSGQTMERCGVCSEKSYCSLCVHCDKKCCPECKDAHMDILRREITRINSQIRRGLHRLQDALALVEKNTLGLQTNCASVAEEVDEIYRRLSKALKDRTEHLRNEVERYSGTELRGLIQLKENLELEISNIQSNCDLADAHINENVPWDDAELLDTKEMFLRTVEFIRNFEYEAGDYGRRVRFVMSHDPNQLVLHVAGYGELNIKPETGTTGHIGTTGGLAPASGSPGLMRSKSDHRLASQYRQQEEERLARNRYAPDYEYDTPEYEAPRNKSRYRSRFMRHRDGEESDGDTRSSVRFTSTTPSTTEPNPREKVLDTEDAARGPLSGIFRLTDSPRVMKKLQEHERAGKRKKEEPIVPQPQTPKPQVQVRKAPLSVSKQPSEDDEISKIKKANKSGTQAQSDIVDERQSIISTPTHVSPVRESERDTEETPRRTSIVSTGSESSGSGIRSTGASFTAEEMKQKYLSRAPTAVPSSTTTTTASTTTPTLSTTSTPSSPVGTANRDSPVTPTSSPRPPFQSRFLGAGNRAAPPPPVVLARDEPKKKDDDEDDDDDDDDDDDDETTSSSEETETDSDEESDTETRKSAASTTPVQERQQRGEAAMAKTDIGPLLARSAEARRGSKEDSPTTRYASPRGSPANSSSSPTGLSSPSSPSGYTSRFLNKSRSQAAVGVSREREREKEPEPEVEPLSPRSRYAALKERRQRVARSKSSHNFGNDDNDIDEDPPSPTTQSPTAYLAAKYGAGSELARSRSTHALKSREPSPDRDRGGTEKDGAALSSWARYLKNKYGNRNTKDKEPPSLTSSAPSSSSSAASRRLSLGLPLRHPGQTSFESSDDDQKNPPGSPTSPTAAHGIPAVAGSSTRSQYLQKRRQLLKFGMRGSSAGCFTWPRGLAVGPDNSIVVADSSNHRVQVFDHNGNFIKEFGTYGSGENEFDCLAGVAVNRIGQFIIADRYNHRIQVLDPSGRFLRTFGSQGTTDGRFNYPWGITTDALGFIYVCDKENHRVQVFQSDGTFVGKFGSCGSGRGQLEHPHYIAVSNTNRVIVSDSNNHRVQIFDVGGRVLTAFGSEGSEDGQFKFPRGVAVDDQGYIIVADSGNNRIQIFTSEGGFIRAFGNWGNGDGEFKGLEGVAVTSSGNIVVCDRENHRVQIF, from the exons ATGGAGCAATTTGAGCAATTGCTGACATGTGCGATCTGTCTAGATCGTTACAGAAATCCAAAATTACTACCATGTCAGCATAGTTTTTGTATGGAACCATGTATGGATGGACTTGTGGACTATGTACGTCGTCAAGTCAAGTGTCCAGAATGTCGTGCAGAACATCGTATTCCTTATCag GGTGTTCAGGCATTTCCAACAAATGTAACTCTTCAAAGATTTTTAGAATTACATATTGAAATAACCGGAGAATTGCCTGATCCAACGAGTGGCCAAACAATGGAACGTTGTGGTGTTTGTTCggaaaaaagttattgttcATTATGTGTtcattgtgataaaaaatgttGTCCAGAATGTAAAGATGCACATATGGATATTCTTAGACGTGAAATAACACGAATTAATTCACAG ataaGAAGAGGACTACATCGTCTTCAAGATGCCCTTgctcttgttgaaaaaaatacccTTGGGCTACAGACAAATTGTGCTTCAGTTGCTGAGGAGGTTGATGAAATTTATCGAAGACTAAGTAAAGCCCTCAAGGATCGTACTGAACATTTGAGAAATGAGGTTGAACGTTATTCGGGTACTGAACTACGTGGATTAATACAACTCAAAGAAAATCTTGAActtgaaatatcaaatatacaaAGTAATTGTGATCTTGCTGATGCtcatattaatgaaaatgtaCCATGGGATGATGCTGAATTATTAGATACAAAAGAAATGTTTTTACGTACTGTAGAATTTAttcg aAACTTTGAATATGAAGCTGGTGATTATGGTCGTCGTGTTAGATTTGTAATGTCTCATGATCCAAATCAACTTGTTTTACATGTTGCTGGTTATggtgaattaaatattaaaccaGAAACAGGTACTACTGGTCATATAGGAACAACAGGTGGACTTGCACCAGCAAGTGGATCACCTGGTTTAATGAGAAGTAAAAGTGATCATCGTTTGGCATCACAATATCGTCAACAAGAAGAAGAACGACTTGCAAGAAATCGATATGCTCCTGATTACGA atacGATACACCAGAGTATGAAGCACCAAGAAATAAATCACGTTATCGTAGTCGTTTTATGCGTCACAGAGATGGTGAAGAATCTGATGGTGATACACGTTCATCAGTCAGATttacatcaacaacaccatcaACAACTGAACCAAATCCACGTGAAAAAGTGTTGGATACTGAAGATGCTGCTCGTGGTCCATTATCAGGAATATTTAGACTTACTGATTCACCAAGAGTTATGAAAAAACTTCAAGAACATGAAAGAgctggaaaaagaaaaaaagaagaaccAATTGTACCACAACCACAAACACCAAAACCTcag GTACAAGTTAGAAAAGCACCATTATCAGTATCAAAACAGCCAAGTGAAGAcgatgaaatatcaaaaataaaaaaagctaataAAAGTGGTACTCAAGCACAATCAGATATAGTTGATGAACGTCAATCAATTATATCAACACCAACTCATGTATCACCTGTTCGAGAATCAGAACGTGATACTGAAGAAACACCACGAAGAACCTCAATTGTCAG TACCGGTTCCGAGAGTTCGGGTTCGGGTATACGTAGCACCGGTGCTTCTTTCACTGCAGAGGAAATGAAGCAGAAGTACCTTTCCAGGGCACCAACAGCAGtaccatcatcaacaacaacaacaacagcatcaacaacaacaccaacattatcaacaacatcaacaccaAGTTCACCAGTTGGTACAGCAAATCGTGATTCACCAGTAACACCAACAAGCAGTCCACGTCCACCATTTCAAAGTCGTTTTTTAGGCGCAG GTAATCGAGCAGCACCTCCTCCACCAGTTGTACTAGCTCGAgatgaaccaaaaaaaaaagatgatgacgaggatgatgatgatgacgatgatgacgatgatgatgatgaaacaaCAAGTTCATCTGAAGAAACTGAAACAGATAGTGATGAAGAATCTGATACTGAAACAAGAAAATCAGCAGCTTCAACAACACCAGTACAAGAACGTCAACAACGTGGTGAAGCTGCAATGGCTAAAACTGATATTGGTCCATTATTAGCTAGATCAGCTGAAGCAAGAAGAGGAAGTAAAGAAGATTCACCCACAACAag atacGCATCACCACGTGGAAGTCCagcaaattcatcatcatcaccaacaggtttatcatcaccatcatcaccaaGTGGATATACGAGCAG aTTCCTGAACAAAAGCAGGAGCCAAGCGGCAGTCGGAGTGTCGCGAGAACGTGAACGTGAAAAAGAACCGGAACCAGAAGTTGAACCATTATCACCAAGATCACGTTATGCTGCATTAAAAGAAAGAAGACAACGTGTTGCTCGTTCAAAAAGTTCACATAATTTtggtaatgatgataatgatattgatgaagatCCACCATCACCAACAACACAATCACCAACAGCATATCTTGCTGCAAAATATGGTGCTGGTTCTGAATTAGCACGTAGTAGAAGTACACATGCTTTAAAATCACGTGAACCAAGTCCTGATCGTGATCGTGGTGGTACAGAAAAAGATGGTGCAGCATTAAGTTCATGGgcaagatatttaaaaaataaatatggtaATCGTAATACTAAAGATAAAGAACCACCATCATTAACTTCATCAGCACCATCATCaag ttcAAGTGCAGCATCAAGAAGACTGTCTCTGGGCTTACCATTAAGACATCCTGGTCAAACATCTTTTGAATCCTCTGATGACGATCAAAAAAACCCGCCAGGCTCCCCCACGTCCCCTACAGCAGCTCACGGTATACCCGCGGTAGCAGGTTCCTCCACTAG gAGTCAATACTTGCAAAAGCGGCGTCAGCTGTTGAAATTTGGGATGCGGGGGAGCAGTGCCGGATGTTTTACATGGCCACGAGGTCTTGCTGTTGGTCCAGATAATTCAATTGTCGTTGCTGATAGCTCAAATCATCGTGTTCAAGTATTTGATCATAatggaaattttataaaagaatttgGTACATATGGAAGTGgtgaaaatgaatttgattGTCTTGCTGGTGTAGCAGTTAATAGAATTGGTCAATTTATAATTGCTGATCGTTATAATCATCGTATACAAGTATTGGATCCATCTGGTAGATTTTTACGTACATTTGGATCACAAGGAACAACTGATGGACGTTTTAATTATCCCTGGGGCATTACAACTGATGCCTTGggttttatttatgtttgtgACAAAGAAAATCATCGAGtccaa GTTTTTCAATCAGATGGTACATTTGTTGGTAAATTTGGATCTTGTGGTAGTGGAAGAGGACAACTTGAACATCCTCATTATATTGCTGTTAGCAATACAAATCGTGTTATTGTTAGTGATAGTAATAATCATCGAGTACAAATATTTGATGTTGGAGGACGTGTATTAACAGCATTTGGTTCTGAAGGTTCTGAAGATGgacaatttaaatttccacGTGGTGTTGCTGTTGATGATCAAGGTTATATTATTGTTGCTGATTCTGGTAATAATCGtatacaaatatttacatCTGAAGGAGGATTTATTCGGGCATTTGGTAATTGGGGTAATGGTGATGGTGAATTTAAAGGACTTGAAGGTGTTGCTGTTACATCTTCTGGCAATATTGTTGTATGCGATCGTGAAAATCATAGAgtgcaaattttttaa
- the LOC122859389 gene encoding RING finger protein nhl-1 isoform X3 → MEQFEQLLTCAICLDRYRNPKLLPCQHSFCMEPCMDGLVDYVRRQVKCPECRAEHRIPYQGVQAFPTNVTLQRFLELHIEITGELPDPTSGQTMERCGVCSEKSYCSLCVHCDKKCCPECKDAHMDILRREITRINSQIRRGLHRLQDALALVEKNTLGLQTNCASVAEEVDEIYRRLSKALKDRTEHLRNEVERYSGTELRGLIQLKENLELEISNIQSNCDLADAHINENVPWDDAELLDTKEMFLRTVEFIRNFEYEAGDYGRRVRFVMSHDPNQLVLHVAGYGELNIKPETGTTGHIGTTGGLAPASGSPGLMRSKSDHRLASQYRQQEEERLARNRYAPDYEYDTPEYEAPRNKSRYRSRFMRHRDGEESDGDTRSSVRFTSTTPSTTEPNPREKVLDTEDAARGPLSGIFRLTDSPRVMKKLQEHERAGKRKKEEPIVPQPQTPKPQVQVRKAPLSVSKQPSEDDEISKIKKANKSGTQAQSDIVDERQSIISTPTHVSPVRESERDTEETPRRTSIVRAPTAVPSSTTTTTASTTTPTLSTTSTPSSPVGTANRDSPVTPTSSPRPPFQSRFLGAGNRAAPPPPVVLARDEPKKKDDDEDDDDDDDDDDDDETTSSSEETETDSDEESDTETRKSAASTTPVQERQQRGEAAMAKTDIGPLLARSAEARRGSKEDSPTTRYASPRGSPANSSSSPTGLSSPSSPSGYTSRFLNKSRSQAAVGVSREREREKEPEPEVEPLSPRSRYAALKERRQRVARSKSSHNFGNDDNDIDEDPPSPTTQSPTAYLAAKYGAGSELARSRSTHALKSREPSPDRDRGGTEKDGAALSSWARYLKNKYGNRNTKDKEPPSLTSSAPSSSSSAASRRLSLGLPLRHPGQTSFESSDDDQKNPPGSPTSPTAAHGIPAVAGSSTRSQYLQKRRQLLKFGMRGSSAGCFTWPRGLAVGPDNSIVVADSSNHRVQVFDHNGNFIKEFGTYGSGENEFDCLAGVAVNRIGQFIIADRYNHRIQVLDPSGRFLRTFGSQGTTDGRFNYPWGITTDALGFIYVCDKENHRVQVFQSDGTFVGKFGSCGSGRGQLEHPHYIAVSNTNRVIVSDSNNHRVQIFDVGGRVLTAFGSEGSEDGQFKFPRGVAVDDQGYIIVADSGNNRIQIFTSEGGFIRAFGNWGNGDGEFKGLEGVAVTSSGNIVVCDRENHRVQIF, encoded by the exons ATGGAGCAATTTGAGCAATTGCTGACATGTGCGATCTGTCTAGATCGTTACAGAAATCCAAAATTACTACCATGTCAGCATAGTTTTTGTATGGAACCATGTATGGATGGACTTGTGGACTATGTACGTCGTCAAGTCAAGTGTCCAGAATGTCGTGCAGAACATCGTATTCCTTATCag GGTGTTCAGGCATTTCCAACAAATGTAACTCTTCAAAGATTTTTAGAATTACATATTGAAATAACCGGAGAATTGCCTGATCCAACGAGTGGCCAAACAATGGAACGTTGTGGTGTTTGTTCggaaaaaagttattgttcATTATGTGTtcattgtgataaaaaatgttGTCCAGAATGTAAAGATGCACATATGGATATTCTTAGACGTGAAATAACACGAATTAATTCACAG ataaGAAGAGGACTACATCGTCTTCAAGATGCCCTTgctcttgttgaaaaaaatacccTTGGGCTACAGACAAATTGTGCTTCAGTTGCTGAGGAGGTTGATGAAATTTATCGAAGACTAAGTAAAGCCCTCAAGGATCGTACTGAACATTTGAGAAATGAGGTTGAACGTTATTCGGGTACTGAACTACGTGGATTAATACAACTCAAAGAAAATCTTGAActtgaaatatcaaatatacaaAGTAATTGTGATCTTGCTGATGCtcatattaatgaaaatgtaCCATGGGATGATGCTGAATTATTAGATACAAAAGAAATGTTTTTACGTACTGTAGAATTTAttcg aAACTTTGAATATGAAGCTGGTGATTATGGTCGTCGTGTTAGATTTGTAATGTCTCATGATCCAAATCAACTTGTTTTACATGTTGCTGGTTATggtgaattaaatattaaaccaGAAACAGGTACTACTGGTCATATAGGAACAACAGGTGGACTTGCACCAGCAAGTGGATCACCTGGTTTAATGAGAAGTAAAAGTGATCATCGTTTGGCATCACAATATCGTCAACAAGAAGAAGAACGACTTGCAAGAAATCGATATGCTCCTGATTACGA atacGATACACCAGAGTATGAAGCACCAAGAAATAAATCACGTTATCGTAGTCGTTTTATGCGTCACAGAGATGGTGAAGAATCTGATGGTGATACACGTTCATCAGTCAGATttacatcaacaacaccatcaACAACTGAACCAAATCCACGTGAAAAAGTGTTGGATACTGAAGATGCTGCTCGTGGTCCATTATCAGGAATATTTAGACTTACTGATTCACCAAGAGTTATGAAAAAACTTCAAGAACATGAAAGAgctggaaaaagaaaaaaagaagaaccAATTGTACCACAACCACAAACACCAAAACCTcag GTACAAGTTAGAAAAGCACCATTATCAGTATCAAAACAGCCAAGTGAAGAcgatgaaatatcaaaaataaaaaaagctaataAAAGTGGTACTCAAGCACAATCAGATATAGTTGATGAACGTCAATCAATTATATCAACACCAACTCATGTATCACCTGTTCGAGAATCAGAACGTGATACTGAAGAAACACCACGAAGAACCTCAATTGTCAG GGCACCAACAGCAGtaccatcatcaacaacaacaacaacagcatcaacaacaacaccaacattatcaacaacatcaacaccaAGTTCACCAGTTGGTACAGCAAATCGTGATTCACCAGTAACACCAACAAGCAGTCCACGTCCACCATTTCAAAGTCGTTTTTTAGGCGCAG GTAATCGAGCAGCACCTCCTCCACCAGTTGTACTAGCTCGAgatgaaccaaaaaaaaaagatgatgacgaggatgatgatgatgacgatgatgacgatgatgatgatgaaacaaCAAGTTCATCTGAAGAAACTGAAACAGATAGTGATGAAGAATCTGATACTGAAACAAGAAAATCAGCAGCTTCAACAACACCAGTACAAGAACGTCAACAACGTGGTGAAGCTGCAATGGCTAAAACTGATATTGGTCCATTATTAGCTAGATCAGCTGAAGCAAGAAGAGGAAGTAAAGAAGATTCACCCACAACAag atacGCATCACCACGTGGAAGTCCagcaaattcatcatcatcaccaacaggtttatcatcaccatcatcaccaaGTGGATATACGAGCAG aTTCCTGAACAAAAGCAGGAGCCAAGCGGCAGTCGGAGTGTCGCGAGAACGTGAACGTGAAAAAGAACCGGAACCAGAAGTTGAACCATTATCACCAAGATCACGTTATGCTGCATTAAAAGAAAGAAGACAACGTGTTGCTCGTTCAAAAAGTTCACATAATTTtggtaatgatgataatgatattgatgaagatCCACCATCACCAACAACACAATCACCAACAGCATATCTTGCTGCAAAATATGGTGCTGGTTCTGAATTAGCACGTAGTAGAAGTACACATGCTTTAAAATCACGTGAACCAAGTCCTGATCGTGATCGTGGTGGTACAGAAAAAGATGGTGCAGCATTAAGTTCATGGgcaagatatttaaaaaataaatatggtaATCGTAATACTAAAGATAAAGAACCACCATCATTAACTTCATCAGCACCATCATCaag ttcAAGTGCAGCATCAAGAAGACTGTCTCTGGGCTTACCATTAAGACATCCTGGTCAAACATCTTTTGAATCCTCTGATGACGATCAAAAAAACCCGCCAGGCTCCCCCACGTCCCCTACAGCAGCTCACGGTATACCCGCGGTAGCAGGTTCCTCCACTAG gAGTCAATACTTGCAAAAGCGGCGTCAGCTGTTGAAATTTGGGATGCGGGGGAGCAGTGCCGGATGTTTTACATGGCCACGAGGTCTTGCTGTTGGTCCAGATAATTCAATTGTCGTTGCTGATAGCTCAAATCATCGTGTTCAAGTATTTGATCATAatggaaattttataaaagaatttgGTACATATGGAAGTGgtgaaaatgaatttgattGTCTTGCTGGTGTAGCAGTTAATAGAATTGGTCAATTTATAATTGCTGATCGTTATAATCATCGTATACAAGTATTGGATCCATCTGGTAGATTTTTACGTACATTTGGATCACAAGGAACAACTGATGGACGTTTTAATTATCCCTGGGGCATTACAACTGATGCCTTGggttttatttatgtttgtgACAAAGAAAATCATCGAGtccaa GTTTTTCAATCAGATGGTACATTTGTTGGTAAATTTGGATCTTGTGGTAGTGGAAGAGGACAACTTGAACATCCTCATTATATTGCTGTTAGCAATACAAATCGTGTTATTGTTAGTGATAGTAATAATCATCGAGTACAAATATTTGATGTTGGAGGACGTGTATTAACAGCATTTGGTTCTGAAGGTTCTGAAGATGgacaatttaaatttccacGTGGTGTTGCTGTTGATGATCAAGGTTATATTATTGTTGCTGATTCTGGTAATAATCGtatacaaatatttacatCTGAAGGAGGATTTATTCGGGCATTTGGTAATTGGGGTAATGGTGATGGTGAATTTAAAGGACTTGAAGGTGTTGCTGTTACATCTTCTGGCAATATTGTTGTATGCGATCGTGAAAATCATAGAgtgcaaattttttaa